A window of the Camelus dromedarius isolate mCamDro1 chromosome 5, mCamDro1.pat, whole genome shotgun sequence genome harbors these coding sequences:
- the LOC116151681 gene encoding uncharacterized protein LOC116151681 isoform X2 — protein sequence MNGWGWRFTVYPIKPAVGPKDLLSDRCILSCPSVDLVMCLLDFWLNLASNRSTVPRLVASLAACAQLSILGPSIPLDVLSASNSSTQLMVKWNPPSLPSSSLSSYIMQWWHQPQDSCHHCKTTAPKPVQPGSPWAPLFQADKIPIRKYADGTINGEEVTENLKTKLWWQEGAVLHLSHNQG from the exons ATGAACGGGTGGGGCTGGCGCTTCACCGTCTACCCCATCAAGCCAGCCGTGG GCCCTAAAGACCTCCTTTCCGATCGCTGCATCCTCTCCTGTCCATCGGTGGACTTGGTGATGTGTCTGCTGGACTTCTGGCTCAACCTGGCCTCAAACAGAAGCACCGTCCCCCGCCTGGTGGCATCTCTGGCGGCCTGCGCACAGCTGAGCATCTTAG GTCCTTCCATTCCTCTGGATGTTCTCTCAGCATCAAACTCCTCCACTCAGCTGATGGTGAAGTGGAACCCACCCTCTCTGCCCAGCAGCAGCCTGAGTTCCTACATCATGCAGTGGTGGCATCAGCCTCAGGACAGCTGCCATCACTGCAAAACTACTGCCCCAAAG CCTGTGCAACCTGGCTCTCCTTGGGCTCCTCTTTTCCAAGCAGACAAAATCCCCATCAGGAAGTATGCTGATGGCACCATCAATGGCGAGGAGGTGACGGAGAATCTCAAGACCAAACTGTGGTGGCAAGAAGGGGCAGTGCTGCACTTGTCCCATAACCAAGGCTGA